A segment of the Peptoclostridium acidaminophilum DSM 3953 genome:
AACCTTTTCAACCTCTGTATTGCCCTCCTGCGCTATTGCTACAACGAATGCGCCTCTGGCCTTTACTTCCTTCATGTTGGATACTATCTTTTCAAACAGATTCTCCTGGCTTGCTATTCCAATTACAGGAGTCCCTTCTTCTATGAGAGCTATAGAACCATGCTTTAGCTCACCAGCTGCAAAAGCCTCAGTGTGTATATATGAAACCTCTTTCATCTTAAGCGAGCCTTCCATTGCAGTGTTGTAGTCAAGGCCTCTTCCAAGGAAGAATCCGTGCTGCCTGTCCATTATCGCTTTTGCTATCTCTACGAGCTTTGAATCCTGATCTATTATCTGCTGTACCTTGCCTGATGTCAGCTTAATCTCTTCTATGATTCTCTTGTATTCCTTCTCATCCATTCTTCCAAGCTTTAACGCCATGTAAAGCGCTATCATGTAGAACGAAACAATCTGAGTAGTGTACGCCTTTGTAGACGCAACTGCTATTTCAGGACCGGCCCATGTATAGAACACATCATCGGATTCCCTTGCTATTGAAGATCCAACCACATTGGTTATTGAAAGTATTCTTGCGCCCTTCTTCTTAGCATGTCTTAGAGCAGCAAGAGTGTCCAGAGTCTCTCCCGACTGGCTGACTATTATAACTAGGGTCTTGTCATCCACGAATGGATCTCTGTATCTGAACTCAGAAGCTATTTCAACCTCTACCGGTATCTTGACGAATTTTTCTATCGCATATCTTCCAACAAGGCCTGCATGGTATGCCGTTCCGCATGCCACTACGTAAACCTTGCTTATGTCCTCAAGCTGCTCTTTTGTAAGGCGTATGTCGTCGAGCTTTATAAAGCCCTTCTCGTCCAGTCTCTTTTCAAGAGTGTCGGTTATACCTTTTGGCTGTTCGTGTATCTCCTTTAGCATAAAGTGCTCATAGCCTGCCTTTGAAGCCGCCTCTACATCCCACTCCACGTGCATAACTTCCTTGCCCACAAGATTTTTGGCTGAATCGTAGACCTTGACGCCTTCCTTTGTAAGCTCAACCATCTCGCCGTCAGCTATGAGGTACATATCTCTTGTATAGTTTAGCAGCGCAGGTATGTCTGACGCTATAAAGTTTTCTCCTTCTCCAAGACCTACTATAAGAGGGCTGTCCTTCCTTGCAGCGACAAGCTTTCCTGGCTCTCCCTTTGCAATTGCTCCTATTGCATATGATCCCCTTACAACTCCAAGCACCTTGTGGACTGCGTCAAAAAGGTCCCCTTCGTAGTAGAGATCTATAAGATGAGCAAGTACCTCTGTGTCAGTGTCTGATTTGAACTTATACCCTTTTTCTATAAGGTCATCTTTAAGCTGCATATAGTTTTCTATTATACCATTGTGCACCACAGCTATAGTATCGTCCATATTGCTGTGAGGATGCGAGTTGACATCCGATGGAGCTCCGTGCGTAGCCCATCTTGTATGTCCTATTCCAAGGCTTCCCTCAACGGGCTCCTTTTCAAGCTCATGCTCAAGCACTGAAAGCCTTCCCGCATATTTTCTTATCACAAGGTCTGAACCTGTGTTTATTGCAACACCCGCCGAGTCATAACCTCTGTACTCAAGCTTGCTAAGCCCGCTCATTATAACGTCTGTCGCCATCTTGCTTCCAACATATCCTACTATTCCACACATAAATAACTCCTCCTTAAAATTTAGATATTATGGTTAATATATTTAAGGAGAAAGTCAGCTTCACCCGATCCTTCTTGTCCTCCCGATCACTCAGGAGATTTGCCAGACCTTTTTCGGCCGTGAAAAGCCGCCGGGACATCCGCCGATATTTCGATAATCCCGATCCTCGTCAACTCAGCAAAGCCGAGTCCAGGCGCTATGCAGCCTAACGGCTGCATTTTATGTGTTTTGGACTATGCCATTCTGGACTCTATTATAATTGCAAGCCCTTTGGCTAAATCCATAAGCTGACCTTCTTCGCTTCCTTCAAGCATCACCCTGACTAGCGGCTCTGTTCCGGAAGGCCTTATAAGCACCCTTCCGTTTCCGCTCATCATGTCTTCAATTTTTTGTATTTCCTCTTTTATCACACGGTCTTCCATGAAGCTGGACTTGTTTTCATTCCTGACCTTGGCATTTACAAGGACCTGCGGATATACAGTCATTACAGCTGCAAGCTCCGAAAGCGTTTTGCCTTCCTTCTTTGCTATTGAAGCCAGCAGTATAGAGCTGAGCACGCCGTCGCCTGTTGTATTGTAGTCAAGGAATATAAGGTGTCCCGACTGCTCTCCTCCTAGATTATAACCGTTTCTTAGCATTTCCTCAAGCACATACCTGTCTCCGACGTTTGTCTGGACAAGATTTATTTCAGCTGCCCTCGCAACCTTGTGAAGTCCTATGTTGCTCATAACTGTGACTACAAGCGTGTCACCCTTGAGCTTGCCTTCTTCCTTGAGATGCCTGCCGCATATTGCCATTATGTGATCGCCATTTACAATGTTTCCGCAGCCGTCAACGGCTATTAGCCTGTCTGCATCACCATCATATGCAAAACCCATATCTGCTCCGGTTTCAACAACCCTCTTAGACAGGTTGAAAGGATGAGTAGAACCGCATTCTACATTTATGTTCTTGCCATCAGGATTTGAGTTCATAAGCTCTACGCTTGCTCCAAGCTCCTTGAATACAAGTGGAGCCACCTGGTACGCAGCGCCGTTGGCACAGTCAAGCACAACCTTGAGGCCGTCGAGCCTGCTTTCAGCGATTGATTCAAGATAGCTTGCGTAATCCCTTATGGAATCATCCGCTTTTGTCATGTAGCCGACCTTTTCGCCCAGCGGAACAAACTCTATGGAATCCATGTTTTCCATTAGTGCTTCTATTTCATGCTCTATTTCGTCAGAAAGCTTGTAGCCTTCGCTGTTGAAAAATTTAATGCCGTTATATTCCATGGGATTGTGCGAAGCAGATATTACAACGCCGCAATCAGCCGAGTATTTCCTGGTAAGATATGCAACCGCAGGTGTTGGGACAACTCCAAGGCATACCACCTCGGCGCCTGCAGACATAAGCCCTGCACAAAGCGCAGACTCGAGCATGTCTCCTGATATTCTGGTATCCTTTCCAACCAGGACCTTGAGCCTCTCCTTGCCTTTGCCCAGCACATACGCGCCGGCCTTGCCAAGACTGTATGCAAGCTCGCATGTAAGCTCCTTGTTGGCTATTCCTCTTACTCCGTCAGTTCCAAAATACTTTCTCATTTTGAACTTCTCCCTTCAAAACCGCAAAAAATAAATAAAGGGAATCAAATCCCTTCATTTATTTTAACATATATCCACTTTTATTTCCATATCAAACAAGTATTATAATCTCATATTAAGGCATTATTTTAACGATTAATCCATGATTCACTTGCCTTGATCCGCAATCTCTATATCAGGCTCTCCTTGAAACCTCTTCCCCTGACCTCCGTAGCCTCGTTGACGCTCATGAATGCATTCGAATCTATTCTGCTTACGATGCTTCTTAGCGTCTGAAGCTCGCTGGAATTAACGATGCTGTATATTACCTTCTGGTCGCTACCGGAATAACCCCCTTCAGCCTTAAAGAAAGTGACTCCCCGACCTGTCTCGTCCATAATAACGCTTGAGAGCTCCTCCGATTTTGGGGAAATTATCATTACGGAAAGCTTGTTGTCGAACATGAGCTGGACCTTGTCAACCACTTGATAAGCAACATACATTGCCATTAGCGTATACATTGCCCTTTCTGCTCCGAAGGCGACTCCTCCTATGGATACTATAACAAGGTTCGCTCCCATTAGCACATTTGTCACCTTTATGCTCCACTTTTTCTTAACAAAAGCCCCTATTATATCGGTTCCACCCTGGGATGATCTGCTTTTGAATGTTAAGCCCATTCCAATACCATTGAATATTCCTCCGAACACGGCGCTAAGGAGTATGTCATCTACCGCAAAACGGCTAAAAACGTCTGATGTGAAATACAGTGTGAGCGAGAACAGGATCATGTTTATAAAACTGTAGATAGTAAATTCTCTGTCGAGTTTTCTATATGCGACCAGGAATATTGGCAGGTTCATTATAAATACCGTAAGTCCTATTTGGATTCCAGTTGTGGCGTTGAGAAGTATAGCTATGCCGCCGACTCCTCCGCTGAGAAGCTTGTGGGGCACCAGAAAGCCGTTAATGGCCAGGGCGCAAAAAATATTTCCAAGTATCATACCTAATATCCTAACGGGGGATACCATTTCATTCATCTCCTTTTAATATAAGACCACTTACTATAAGACCAACTAAAACATCTGCAGACTTTCCTGCATTTTGCTGTATTTATTTCAGTGCACTTAATGGCTTTTTTAGTCGCATCATCTGCGCAATTTCCTTGGTCCGTTGAAATTACTATGCATTTCACATATTGATTATATACCCCGCCTATATCTTTTGCAACTTTTATTTCATAAATGACGATTTATTTATTCTCCGTTCATCTTGTGAATGATTTTTAATAATTAAATCATAATCAAAAAATCGTTCCTATGCATTGTCGCCTTGCACGAACAACAGTACAATGGTATCGGTGTATACCGTTCAGAAAAATGAATTATTTTAACACATGAAATTCACCCTATGAAAGAAAAAATGAAGGGCAGTCCACATTCTTGCAGACTGCCCTTCATTTTAATATGTTTTATGGAGAATTATTTTACAGCTTCTTGTCCTTTTTTGATCGCCTCTGTATTAAGAGGTATAAGCTTTTCCTTGCTTGGTCCGAAAACCTTCTTGAAGGCTTCTATTACAGAATCGATTCCAACTAGTCCTGTAGCCTCAAGGAATGCTCCCAGCATAACCATGTTTGCAACCTTTGGGTTTCCAAGCTCTATTGCAAGATCGTTGCAAGGCACGTAGTAAACCTGTACGTCGTCTCTTTCTATCTTGTTAGTTATGAGAGAAGAGTTTATGAACAGCTTTCCTCCCGGAACCACGCTGCTCTCGAATTTCACAAGAGAAGGAAGGTTCATTATTATTGCAGATGTAGCATCGTCATTTATTATAGGAGAACCAACCGGCTGGTCTGAAACTACAACCGAGCAGTTTGCAGTACCTCCACGCATTTCAGGCCCGTATGACGGAAGCCACGAAACCTCTTTATTTTCAAGCATTCCTGCATAAGTAATAAGCATTCCAAGTGACATAACACCCTGTCCGCCAAATCCGGCAGATATTATTTTTTCCGTAGCCATATTATTTTCCCTCCTCTTCTTTAGCTGGATCTCTAAAGTTTCCAAGCGGATAATATGGCATCATGTTTTCTTCAAGCCATTTTAGAGAGTCTAGCGGATGAAGTCCCCAGTTAGTTGGGCATGTAGAAAGCACTTCTACTATACCAAAGCCTTTTCCTTCAATCTGAGCCTGGAAAGCTTTCTTTATGGCTGCTTTAGCCTTTCTTACGTTAGCCGGATTGTTTACTGCAACCCTCTCAACAAAGGCAGCGCCTGTTAGAGTTGAAAGCATTTCAGAAACTCTTATTGGATAACCGCAGTGATCAACGTCTCTTCCGTAAGGAGATGTCGTAGCCTTTTGTCCTGGAAGAGTAGTCGGAGCCATCTGGCCACCAGTCATACCGTAAATAGCGTTGTTGACGAATATTGTAGTTATCTTCTCGCCTCTTGCTGCCGCGTGAACTATTTCAGCCGCACCAATCGATGCAAGGTCTCCGTCTCCCTGGTAAGTGAATACAACTTTGTCAGGGAATATCCTTTTAACGCCTGTAGCAACAGCAGGCGCTCTGCCGTGAGCTGCCTCGTGCATGTCACAGTTGAAGTAGTTGTATGCAAGAACAGCACAGCCAACAGGAGCAACTCCTATAGTATCGCCAAGCACTCCTAGCTCTTCAAGCACTTCAGCTGTAATTCTGTGTATTATACCGTGAGTACATCCAGGACAGTAGTGAGTTTGAGCATCAGTAAGTCCTTGAGTTTTTTTGAATACGACTGCCATTATTTCGCACCTCCTATTACTTCAAGCGCTTTGCCCTTGATTCCCTGAGGAGTAGGTATCATGCCGCCTACCCTTCCGTAGAATGACACTGGCCATCTTCCGTTAGAAGCCATTTTAACATCTTCTATCATTTGTCCCATAGACATTTCAACTGTAAGCAGGTTCTTGGCTGCCGGTATTTCATCGAATGCTTTAAATGGGAACGGCCATATAGTCTTAGGTCTTATAAGTCCCGCTTTAACGCCTTCCGCTCTTAGCTCTTCTACAACGTTTTTAACTATTCTTGAAGTAGTTCCGTAAGCTACGAACACAAGCTCGGCATCTTCAGCCTTATACATTTCGTATTGAACTTCATTTTTCTCTATTTGAGCATATTTTGCGTCAAGCTTTATATTGTGGTCTTCCAGCTCTTGAGGGTCAAGGAATAGAGAGTTTATTATGTTAGGCTTTCTTTCACCCTTTGTTCCTGTTGTAGCCCAATCCTTTGCAGGAAGCTCTCTTTTCTTAGGAGTCTTGAATTCAACAGGCTCCATCATCTGGCCTATCATACCGTCTGCTACCACCATGACAGGAGTTCTGTAGTAATCAGCTACATCGAATGCCTCCATAGTCATATCAACAGCCTCTTGTATTGAAGCCGGAGCGAATACTGGAGTCCTGTAGTCTCCATTTCCGCCTCCTCTTGTGGACATGAAATAGTCTGCCTGTGACGGCTGTATTCCACCTAGTCCAGGGCCACCTCTCATCATGTTAACTATAACACATGGAAGCTCCGCTCCTGCTATATAAGTTATACCTTCCTGCTTAAGCGCGATTCCTGGAGACGAAGAAGATGTCATTACTCTTGCTCCTGTACCTGCTCCACCGTATATCATGTTTATTGCAGAAACTTCCGATTCAGCCTGCAGAAAAACTCCACCTATCTTAGGAAGCTCTTTCGCCATGTATTCTGGTATTTCGTTTTGCGGAGTTATTGGATATCCGAAGAAATATCTGCAGCCCGCCTCTATAGCCGCTTTTGCTACAGCCTCGTTGCCTTTCATCAAAATCTTAGCCATTTTCCGGTTTCCTCCTTTTTTTAATTAGTCTCTTTCGACAGTAATAACACAATCAGGACACATAGTTGCACAGTTAGCGCAGCCTATGCATTTTTCCAGCTCAGTAACAGTAGCAGGGTTGTATCCCTTTGCATTTATCTTTCCTTTGTCAATAGCCACGATATTTACCGGACAAACTGTTGTGCAAAGACCGCATCCCTTGCAACGGTCTACATCAAAAGTAACCTTACCCTTAGCCATTTGAACCCTCCTTATATTTTAAAAAGTTCTGATGAAAAATTATTATTTCAAAACCCAGTCAGCCATAAGACTGGCCAAATTTCATAAACTGTTCTTTGCTACATCCATTCTTCTCTCATTATCATATCTATCGGGAGCACTTCTCCCTCGAGACCTTCCGGAAGCTCTTTAGCGATGTGTTCCATGCAGGAGATGTACCTTATCGGTATGTTCAGCGCCTTCGAAACCTCTTTTGCAAGCTCCTGACCTTTTAACACATCTTCGACAGTAGTCTCCCTTACAAGGTGTGTGTTGTTTATAAGTCCTGTGACTTTTATGCCTGTAGTGTATTCAATCTTGCCAATATGCTCGAGGACTCCTTCTGGCGTAGTCGTCTCCTCTCTGTTCGCATTTATGACAAAGAACAAATCATAGTCGGTTTTGTCGAGGTCTCCTACAAATCTCGCAAAGGCCCTTGAACCCACATGGTCTCCTCCAAGGTCCACCACATAGTTGTAAGTGCTGTTTCTAAGCGGCGCCACTATAGCTGGCGACAGTGCAGGCACGTCTACGCACCTTCCATTTATAGAGCTGTCTATCACCTGTATGCCCTTCGCTTCAAGAAGCTCCTTTTTTTCCCTCGTCCTGAAGTACGGGTTTACAACATCAAGATCGGCTATTGCAACCTGGCCTTCCACCATTTCCCTTAGCCTTATGACATAATTCACTGCGAACTCGGTCTTTCCGCTTCCGTAGTGCCCAGTTATTATCCTGACTCTCTTGTCTTCTTTTATCACTTGCAGTCCACCACTTTTCTCGCTGTGCATGTTTTTCACCACTTTATCTTAGTATCGCTGACACTTGACAATTGAAATCGATTTCCTGCGTATTATCAGACACTGCACGCTTTAGTAAATCTTGGCAGTTTCTTCTCCTCTTAGGACCCTTAGTCCGCCCTCCGCAAGAGCTATCATTTCATCTTCCCCAGGATATATCTTCACTGGAGCTATGAAAGCAACCCTTTCAGATATATAGCTTGTTATGAACTTCGAATAGGCTATTCCTCCTGTAAGCAATACCGCGTCTACAGATCCCTTAAGAGCAGCCGCGCAGGCGCCTATCTCTTTTGCAGTCTGGTAGGCCATGGCTTCATATATTACCTTAGCCTCTGCATTGCCTTCTTCTATCATCTTTTCAACTTCCCTTGCATCATTAGTTCCAAGGTAAGCCACAAGACCTCCATTGCCCTTTATCTTCTTTTTCATTTCGTTTAGAGTCACTTTGCCTGAGAAGCAAAGCTTCACAACATCTCCAACCGGAAGACCGCCCGCTCTTTCCGGAGAAAATGGCCCTTCTCCATCAAGCGCGTTGTTTACATCTATTACTCTTCCCTTTTCATGGGCTCCTACAGAAACTCCACCGCCAAGGTGAGCCACTATGACATTTACCTCGTCATATTTCTTGCCCATTTCAGCGGCAGCTCTTCTCGCTACAGCTTTTTGGTTAAGTGCATGGAATATCGATATTCTGTCTATTTCAGGCATTCCTGATATTCTCGCAACATCGTTCATCTCGTCAACTACGACAGGGTCAACTATGAAAGCCTCAACGCCTGCTTCTGCAGCTATTTCATGTGCAATTAATCCTCCAAGGTTAGATGCGTGCTCTCCAAGAACTCCAACCTTAAGATCTTCCATCATTTCAGGAGATACCTTGTATGTTCCGCCCGCTATAGGCTTTAGAAGTCCGCCTCTTCCTACAACAGCGCTAAGAGAGCTTATCTCTATGCCGCCTTCTCTGAGGGCCTCTTCTATAACAGTTTTTCTGAACTCGAACTGGTCTGCGATCTTTTCGTATTTGCATATCTCATCAGTAGAGTGTCTGAGCGTTTTTTCAAAAATCTGCTCCTCGTTGTCGAATACAGCTATCTTTGTAGACGTAGAACCTGGATTTATCGCTAAAACTCTTAATTTTTCCATATATGTCCTCCTGGTATTCTAAACTTATTTTGAAGCCGCAAGCACGGCAAGAGCTATTGAATTAAGCTTTGTTATGTCACTGTCGGCTCTTGAAGTAAGCACTATAGGCGCCTTTGCTCCGACTATAAGACCGGCGTTTTCAGACCTGGCAAAGAACACCATTGATTTATAGAGCACGTTTCCAGCCTCGATATCAGGCACAAGCAGTATGTCTGCCTTTCCAGCCATAGGATGGTCCATTCCCTTGTGCTTGGCAGCCTCTTCCGAAACAGCATTGTCAAGCGCAAATGGTCCGCCTACCATGCAGCCCTCAAATTCTCCTGCATTGTACATATCCTCGAGCTCTTTTGCCTCCATTGTCGCCGGCATCTTAGGATCAGCTTTTTCCTTGGCGCAAAGCGCCGCAACCTTTGGCACTTCTATTCCCAACGAGTGGGCAACCGATACAGCATTTTCTATTATCTGCTTTTTTGTAGCTACATCAGGAGCTATGTTCATGGCAGCATCTGTAACTATAAACATCCTGTCATAACCTGGTATTGCAAACAAAGCCACGTGGCTTAGCACGTTACCGGTTCTGAGTCCGACCTCTTTATTCAAAACAGCCTTTAGCACTATCGACGTGTCAACAATGCCTTTCATTACTATGTGGGCCCTGCCGCTCGAAACCATTTCAACAGCCTTAAGCGAAGCCTCAGCAAGGTCTTTTATATCTATTACTTCGTAGTTTGCAACGTCTATGCCTTCAGCCTTTGCAATCTGCTCGATCTTCTCAGCGTCTCCAACGAGTATCGCATTTGCTATGCCCAGCTTTCTGGCTCCTTCAACAGCTACAAGAACCTCCTTGTCTTGAGCGCAAGCCACCGATATTATCTTTGGCCCCTTTTGCTTTGCAAGTTCTAGCATCTCCTTGAAATCCTTCACTTACTTCACCTCGTCTTCGTATATTTTGGCTTGTTCACTGCCATTTATCACCCTAAGAGCTCCTTCATTGAGCGCGCCCATTTCATCTTCACCGGGAACTACAACAACAGGAGCTATGAAGCTCACCATTTCCTTTATATAATCAATAAGAAGACTTGAGTAAGCCAGGCCTCCCGTTATGACTATAGCCTGTACATCACCCATGAGAGCTGTAGCCATGGCGCCTATTTCCTTGCCTATCTGGTAGCCCATAGCCTCGAATATCAGCTTGGCCTTCTCGTCTCCCGCCTCTATCATCTTTATTACATCTCTTGCATCGTTAGTTCCAAGGTAAGCAACAAGGCCGCCTTTTCCTTTGATTTTGGGCTTCATCTCTTTTTCAGTATACTTTCCCGAAAAACACATCTTCACAAGGTCTCCCACTGGCAGACCCCCTGTTCTTTCAGGAGAAAAAGGACCCATCTCATTGGCATTATTGTAGTCTATGTTCTCGCCCTTTCTTACAGGCGCAACGCTTATGCCGCCTCCCAGGTGGGCAACCACAAGATTTATTTCATCAAACTCTTTCCCGAGGCTTTTGGCGACTCTTCTGCCTACCGCCTTTATATTCAAAGCATGTCCTTGAGATTTTCTTTCTATTTCCGGAATACCCGATATTCTCGCCACATCATCAAATTCATCTACGGACACAGGATCTACTATGAAGCTTGGCACACTCTCCATATCCGCTATGGACTTTGCAATTATGCCGCCCAAATTGGATGCATGCTCTCCTCTTTTGCCTTCTCTCAGGTCCTTAAGCATGGCTTCAGTCACTTTGTATGTGCCTCCAGGAATCGGAGCAAGCAAGCCCCCTCTTCCTACAACAGCAATCAGATCCTTCGTTGAATAACCCTCTTTTTCAAGCCAGGAGATTATTATATCCTTCCTCATTTCAAACTGATCCGCTATATGTTCATACTTTTCAATCTCGCCAGGTGCATGATCCAGATTCTGCTGAATTACATTTTCATTTCCCTTGAAGAGCGCAACCTTCGTTGAAGTCGAACCCGGATTGATAGCCAAAATATACTCCCTCGCCACAAAACCACCCCATATAATTAAGTTTTTATTGCCGCTATTAACTTATATACCTTAAATACCGCATTTATAACTTTTTTAACAATGTGAGAATGCCGAGAAATATTATGGTTTGTCCTGAAAAACGTTTTCAGAAATCGGATATAAAAAAAATCAGAATCCGTGTGAATTTGATTGTTGGTTTTTTGATATACTTACATGATATATTGAAAACGAAAAAAATGCAATATCGGGATTCCGGAAGGTTAGTTCGGATCCCAATATTGCATTTTTTGGCTCTATTTCAAGTATTTCAACCCCCTCAGGAGCACTAGCTTTGATTTCCGCTTTTGCAAGTTTCGGGTTGTAATCCTGCAAATCTATGGAGAGCTTTATGTCCTCCTGTTTGAAATTTTTTTTGTACTCCTCTAAATACAATACCTTCACTTTCACCTTTTCCGGAATATTGTTTTTAGAAATGTCTAAATTTTGTATGTTGTTCAAGAAACTAATTCTTTCTTTGGAAATATACAAATTTTCGACAATGACTTTCGAAACGTCGATTTCGACTTTAATTTTTTGAACATCAGAGCTTACATTCTCAGGCAACATGAGCTCAACTTCAATATTCTTGTCCAAATATGCATCCGATATGCTTATCGGCTTTGTTGAAATCTTTTGAATCTTATCAATATCCCCGCTATCTCC
Coding sequences within it:
- the glmS gene encoding glutamine--fructose-6-phosphate transaminase (isomerizing): MCGIVGYVGSKMATDVIMSGLSKLEYRGYDSAGVAINTGSDLVIRKYAGRLSVLEHELEKEPVEGSLGIGHTRWATHGAPSDVNSHPHSNMDDTIAVVHNGIIENYMQLKDDLIEKGYKFKSDTDTEVLAHLIDLYYEGDLFDAVHKVLGVVRGSYAIGAIAKGEPGKLVAARKDSPLIVGLGEGENFIASDIPALLNYTRDMYLIADGEMVELTKEGVKVYDSAKNLVGKEVMHVEWDVEAASKAGYEHFMLKEIHEQPKGITDTLEKRLDEKGFIKLDDIRLTKEQLEDISKVYVVACGTAYHAGLVGRYAIEKFVKIPVEVEIASEFRYRDPFVDDKTLVIIVSQSGETLDTLAALRHAKKKGARILSITNVVGSSIARESDDVFYTWAGPEIAVASTKAYTTQIVSFYMIALYMALKLGRMDEKEYKRIIEEIKLTSGKVQQIIDQDSKLVEIAKAIMDRQHGFFLGRGLDYNTAMEGSLKMKEVSYIHTEAFAAGELKHGSIALIEEGTPVIGIASQENLFEKIVSNMKEVKARGAFVVAIAQEGNTEVEKVADMVFYIPKVDSLLASILTVVPLQLIAYHVAVLKGCDVDKPRNLAKSVTVE
- the glmM gene encoding phosphoglucosamine mutase, with translation MRKYFGTDGVRGIANKELTCELAYSLGKAGAYVLGKGKERLKVLVGKDTRISGDMLESALCAGLMSAGAEVVCLGVVPTPAVAYLTRKYSADCGVVISASHNPMEYNGIKFFNSEGYKLSDEIEHEIEALMENMDSIEFVPLGEKVGYMTKADDSIRDYASYLESIAESRLDGLKVVLDCANGAAYQVAPLVFKELGASVELMNSNPDGKNINVECGSTHPFNLSKRVVETGADMGFAYDGDADRLIAVDGCGNIVNGDHIMAICGRHLKEEGKLKGDTLVVTVMSNIGLHKVARAAEINLVQTNVGDRYVLEEMLRNGYNLGGEQSGHLIFLDYNTTGDGVLSSILLASIAKKEGKTLSELAAVMTVYPQVLVNAKVRNENKSSFMEDRVIKEEIQKIEDMMSGNGRVLIRPSGTEPLVRVMLEGSEEGQLMDLAKGLAIIIESRMA
- a CDS encoding YitT family protein, with the protein product MVSPVRILGMILGNIFCALAINGFLVPHKLLSGGVGGIAILLNATTGIQIGLTVFIMNLPIFLVAYRKLDREFTIYSFINMILFSLTLYFTSDVFSRFAVDDILLSAVFGGIFNGIGMGLTFKSRSSQGGTDIIGAFVKKKWSIKVTNVLMGANLVIVSIGGVAFGAERAMYTLMAMYVAYQVVDKVQLMFDNKLSVMIISPKSEELSSVIMDETGRGVTFFKAEGGYSGSDQKVIYSIVNSSELQTLRSIVSRIDSNAFMSVNEATEVRGRGFKESLI
- a CDS encoding 2-oxoacid:acceptor oxidoreductase family protein, which gives rise to MATEKIISAGFGGQGVMSLGMLITYAGMLENKEVSWLPSYGPEMRGGTANCSVVVSDQPVGSPIINDDATSAIIMNLPSLVKFESSVVPGGKLFINSSLITNKIERDDVQVYYVPCNDLAIELGNPKVANMVMLGAFLEATGLVGIDSVIEAFKKVFGPSKEKLIPLNTEAIKKGQEAVK
- a CDS encoding thiamine pyrophosphate-dependent enzyme is translated as MAVVFKKTQGLTDAQTHYCPGCTHGIIHRITAEVLEELGVLGDTIGVAPVGCAVLAYNYFNCDMHEAAHGRAPAVATGVKRIFPDKVVFTYQGDGDLASIGAAEIVHAAARGEKITTIFVNNAIYGMTGGQMAPTTLPGQKATTSPYGRDVDHCGYPIRVSEMLSTLTGAAFVERVAVNNPANVRKAKAAIKKAFQAQIEGKGFGIVEVLSTCPTNWGLHPLDSLKWLEENMMPYYPLGNFRDPAKEEEGK
- a CDS encoding 3-methyl-2-oxobutanoate dehydrogenase subunit VorB is translated as MAKILMKGNEAVAKAAIEAGCRYFFGYPITPQNEIPEYMAKELPKIGGVFLQAESEVSAINMIYGGAGTGARVMTSSSSPGIALKQEGITYIAGAELPCVIVNMMRGGPGLGGIQPSQADYFMSTRGGGNGDYRTPVFAPASIQEAVDMTMEAFDVADYYRTPVMVVADGMIGQMMEPVEFKTPKKRELPAKDWATTGTKGERKPNIINSLFLDPQELEDHNIKLDAKYAQIEKNEVQYEMYKAEDAELVFVAYGTTSRIVKNVVEELRAEGVKAGLIRPKTIWPFPFKAFDEIPAAKNLLTVEMSMGQMIEDVKMASNGRWPVSFYGRVGGMIPTPQGIKGKALEVIGGAK
- a CDS encoding 4Fe-4S dicluster domain-containing protein; translation: MAKGKVTFDVDRCKGCGLCTTVCPVNIVAIDKGKINAKGYNPATVTELEKCIGCANCATMCPDCVITVERD
- the buk gene encoding butyrate kinase, producing MEKLRVLAINPGSTSTKIAVFDNEEQIFEKTLRHSTDEICKYEKIADQFEFRKTVIEEALREGGIEISSLSAVVGRGGLLKPIAGGTYKVSPEMMEDLKVGVLGEHASNLGGLIAHEIAAEAGVEAFIVDPVVVDEMNDVARISGMPEIDRISIFHALNQKAVARRAAAEMGKKYDEVNVIVAHLGGGVSVGAHEKGRVIDVNNALDGEGPFSPERAGGLPVGDVVKLCFSGKVTLNEMKKKIKGNGGLVAYLGTNDAREVEKMIEEGNAEAKVIYEAMAYQTAKEIGACAAALKGSVDAVLLTGGIAYSKFITSYISERVAFIAPVKIYPGEDEMIALAEGGLRVLRGEETAKIY
- a CDS encoding phosphate butyryltransferase — protein: MKDFKEMLELAKQKGPKIISVACAQDKEVLVAVEGARKLGIANAILVGDAEKIEQIAKAEGIDVANYEVIDIKDLAEASLKAVEMVSSGRAHIVMKGIVDTSIVLKAVLNKEVGLRTGNVLSHVALFAIPGYDRMFIVTDAAMNIAPDVATKKQIIENAVSVAHSLGIEVPKVAALCAKEKADPKMPATMEAKELEDMYNAGEFEGCMVGGPFALDNAVSEEAAKHKGMDHPMAGKADILLVPDIEAGNVLYKSMVFFARSENAGLIVGAKAPIVLTSRADSDITKLNSIALAVLAASK
- the buk gene encoding butyrate kinase, with translation MLAINPGSTSTKVALFKGNENVIQQNLDHAPGEIEKYEHIADQFEMRKDIIISWLEKEGYSTKDLIAVVGRGGLLAPIPGGTYKVTEAMLKDLREGKRGEHASNLGGIIAKSIADMESVPSFIVDPVSVDEFDDVARISGIPEIERKSQGHALNIKAVGRRVAKSLGKEFDEINLVVAHLGGGISVAPVRKGENIDYNNANEMGPFSPERTGGLPVGDLVKMCFSGKYTEKEMKPKIKGKGGLVAYLGTNDARDVIKMIEAGDEKAKLIFEAMGYQIGKEIGAMATALMGDVQAIVITGGLAYSSLLIDYIKEMVSFIAPVVVVPGEDEMGALNEGALRVINGSEQAKIYEDEVK